A window of the Terriglobia bacterium genome harbors these coding sequences:
- a CDS encoding isoprenylcysteine carboxylmethyltransferase family protein, which produces MDQQLLENAGGFSRALMRIPVPWVFVLAYLAGAGLEALCFQSHFFSATPLLSEIGGLFFLAGAALAAWGWLLFRKARTTRVPGQASSAMVTWGPYRFTRNPMYLGLTIAYLGEAGILRQLWPVLLLPFVLVYLNRIVIPVEEEKLRQVFGTRYEEYQHRVGRWW; this is translated from the coding sequence ATGGACCAGCAACTACTCGAAAATGCCGGGGGGTTCTCCCGCGCTTTGATGCGGATTCCGGTGCCATGGGTGTTCGTCCTGGCGTATCTGGCGGGTGCGGGGCTGGAGGCGCTGTGTTTTCAAAGTCACTTTTTTTCGGCCACGCCTCTGCTCAGTGAAATCGGAGGCCTCTTTTTTCTGGCTGGGGCTGCGCTGGCCGCCTGGGGATGGCTGTTGTTTCGCAAGGCGCGGACCACAAGGGTCCCCGGCCAGGCTTCCAGCGCCATGGTGACCTGGGGACCTTATCGCTTCACCCGGAACCCGATGTATCTGGGTCTCACGATTGCGTATCTTGGCGAGGCGGGGATTCTTCGCCAGCTTTGGCCGGTGCTTTTGCTGCCCTTCGTTTTGGTCTATCTGAATAGGATTGTCATCCCGGTTGAAGAAGAAAAGCTGCGCCAGGTTTTTGGAACGCGATACGAAGAATATCAACACCGGGTGGGCCGATGGTGGTGA